The genomic window CTTTGCGTGGGTCTGCGGTGTACAGACCGGGCTGATCGGTGAGAATCACCAAAGCATCGGCTTCGATCAGATTGGTGACCAATGCACCCAGCGTGTCGTTGTCACCGAATTTGATCTCGTCAGTGACCACGGTGTCATTCTCGTTGATGATAGGCACCACACCCAACTCTAGCAAAGTAAGCAGCGTGGAACGGGCATTGAGATAGCGTTCGCGGTCGGCCAGATCAGCATGGGTAAGCAGCACTTGTGCTGCACGTAAGCCAAGTTGGCTGAAGCAGCTTTCGTACGCCTGGATTAAACCCATCTGCCCCACAGCAGCGGCGGCTTGTAGCTCATGCACGGCACTTGGACGAGCCTTCCACCCCAAGCGCTGCATGCCTTCGGCAATGGCACCAGACGAAACCAGCACTACTTGATGCCCGCTCTCACGCAATGCAGCAATTTGACGCGCCCAATTCGACAAGGCCTGATGATCCAAACCTGCGCCTTGATTAGTGACTAAACTACTACCGACTTTGACGACGAGGCGCTGACAATGGGCAAGCAAGGTTTTCATAGTACGGGCGTATCGGTTTCCTGAGCACTTTCCGCAGCGATCTCATCTTCGGCTCGCGCCGCTTGCTGCAAATGCTCCATGATGGCGTAGGTCAATTCTTTCGTGCCTTCACCGTTGATCGCAGAAATTGCAAATTGACGGTCAAATTCCTTGAATTCTGAGAGGAAGGCCGCCACGCGCTCGTCACGATCTTCAACCAAATCTAGCTTATTCAATACTAACCAGCGCGGCTTATCGTACAGTTCGTCATCGTACTTTCTCAACTCGTTGAGAATAGCTCGCGCCTCATGCACCGGGTCAGTCTCTGGATTGAGTGGCGCGATATCCACCAGATGCAGCAACAAACGAGTACGTGACAAGTGGCGTAGGAACTGGTGACCCAGCCCTGCACCTTCCGCCGCCCCTTCGATCAGACCAGGAATATCGGCAATAACAAAGCTTCGTTCGGCAGAGACTCGAACGACACCGAGATTCGGATGCAGCGTGGTAAACGGATAGTCAGCAACTTTGGGGCGCGCCGAGGATACGGAGCGGATAAAGGTCGATTTGCCAGCATTAGGCATTCCCAGCAGACCAACATCGGCCAGCACCTTCAATTCCAGCTGTAGATCGCGGCGCTCGCCCTCCTCACCCGGCGTGCATTGGCGCGGCGTGCGATTGGTACTGGACTTAAAGTGCAGATTGCCCAATCCCCCCTTACCTCCTTGTGCCACCAGCGCTTGTTGACCATCGCGCTCTAAGTCAGCAATGACCTCGCCGGAATTGATGTCGGTAATCACTGTGCCAACAGGCATCCGCAAAATAATGTCGTCCGCGCCCTTGCCATAGCAATCCGCACCTCGCCCCGACTCGCCACTTTTGGCCCGATGGATACGCGCAAAACGGTAATCCACCAGCGTATTGATATTGCGATCAGCGACTGCGAACACACTGCCACCCCGCCCACCATCACCACCATCAGGGCCGCCTTTAGCGATATATTTTTCGCGGCGAAAACTAGCAACGCCATTGCCGCCGTTACCGGCGATAACCTCGATCTTTGATTCGTCTATGAATTTCATTTGGTCATTGAGTCCAGATTACATTGAGTACCGTGCGGCACGACTTAATGCGAAACTTACACAAAGCAAAAAGCCCTACCTTGCGATAGGGCTCATTGTAACCTGAGCAGGCCGCGCTTAAGCTGCGACGATGCTTACAGTCTTGCGCTTCAGGGCGCCCTTGATGCTAAAAACCACCTTGCCGGTGATCTTGGCGAACAGGGTATGATCCTTGCCCATGCCAACATTGTCGCCAGCGTGCACTTGCGTACCACGTTGACGAATGATGATGCTGCCTGCGCTGATCAGTTCGCCGCCGTAGCTCTTCACTCCAAGTCGTTTCGAGTGCGAGTCGCGGCCGTTACTGGTACTACCACCACCTTTTTTCGATGCCATCTTATTGCTCCTTCAGTGCTTAAGCAGAAATACCGTCGATGCGGATTTCAGTGTAGTTTTGACGATGTCCTTGGCGCTTTTGATAGTGCTTACGACGACGCATCTTGAAGATACGCACCTTGTCGTGACGACCGTGCGACACGATCGTGGCTTGCACGGTAGCGCCAGCAACCAGCGGCTTACCCATGCTTAGTTTGTCGCCATCGGCAACCAACAAGACCTTGTCCAGAACGATAGCTGCGCCAACATCGCCCTCGACGGTTTCAATTTTCAGTGTTTCGCCCAGCGAAACACGATGCTGCTTACCACCAGTTTTAATTACTGCGTACATGACAACCTCGATGAATGGGGTTTTGCAAAGGCGCG from Ferriphaselus amnicola includes these protein-coding regions:
- the obgE gene encoding GTPase ObgE, with translation MKFIDESKIEVIAGNGGNGVASFRREKYIAKGGPDGGDGGRGGSVFAVADRNINTLVDYRFARIHRAKSGESGRGADCYGKGADDIILRMPVGTVITDINSGEVIADLERDGQQALVAQGGKGGLGNLHFKSSTNRTPRQCTPGEEGERRDLQLELKVLADVGLLGMPNAGKSTFIRSVSSARPKVADYPFTTLHPNLGVVRVSAERSFVIADIPGLIEGAAEGAGLGHQFLRHLSRTRLLLHLVDIAPLNPETDPVHEARAILNELRKYDDELYDKPRWLVLNKLDLVEDRDERVAAFLSEFKEFDRQFAISAINGEGTKELTYAIMEHLQQAARAEDEIAAESAQETDTPVL
- the rpmA gene encoding 50S ribosomal protein L27, whose product is MASKKGGGSTSNGRDSHSKRLGVKSYGGELISAGSIIIRQRGTQVHAGDNVGMGKDHTLFAKITGKVVFSIKGALKRKTVSIVAA
- the rplU gene encoding 50S ribosomal protein L21 — its product is MYAVIKTGGKQHRVSLGETLKIETVEGDVGAAIVLDKVLLVADGDKLSMGKPLVAGATVQATIVSHGRHDKVRIFKMRRRKHYQKRQGHRQNYTEIRIDGISA